Proteins encoded within one genomic window of Camelina sativa cultivar DH55 chromosome 19, Cs, whole genome shotgun sequence:
- the LOC104763964 gene encoding protease Do-like 7 isoform X3, with product MGDPLERLGSQASMATESGMKEDLCVEIDPPLTESVATAEDWRRSLGKVVPAVVVLRTTACRAFDTESAGASYATGFIVDKRRGIILTNRHVVKPGPVVAEAMFVNREEIPIYPVYRDPVHDFGFFSYDPSAVQFLSYEEIPLAPEAASVGLEIRVVGNDSGEKVSILAGTLARLDRDAPHYKKDGYNDFNTFYMQAASGTKGGSSGSPVIDWQGRAVALNAGSKSSSASAFFLPLQRVVRALGFLQKSIDSCTDKPKAVHIPRGTLQMTFVHKGFDEIRRLGLRTETEQVVRHASPTGETGMLVVDSVVPSGPADKHLEPGDVLVRVNGIVLTQFLSLENLLDDGVGQILELEIERGGQPLSVSVTVQDLHSITPDHFLEVSGAVIHPLSYQQARNFRFPCGLAYVADPGYMLFRAGVPRHAIIKKVANEDISGLGDLVSVLSKLSKGARVPLEYMSHTDRHRKKSVLVTIDRHEWYAPPQLYTRNDSSGLWDVKPAIEPASVSPSIASSGDGSQNDFGSEAKKQRVDDDSVDGSAANGSLYGSEFKSDDAMATDNTVLRDFKGATALSANASLAERAIEPALVMFEVHVPPSCSLDGVHSQHFFGTGIIIYHSSSMGLAVVDKNTVAISASDVMLSFAAFPVEIPGEVVFLHPVHNYALIAYNPSAMGPASASVIRAAELLPEPALERGDSVYLVGLSRNLQATSRKSIVTNPCAALNIGSADSPRYRATNMEVIELDTDFGSSFSGALTDEQGRIRAIWGSFSTQVKYSSTSSEDHQFVRGIPIYAISQVLEKIITGGNGPALLINGVSRPMPLVRILEVELYPTLLSKARSFGLSDEWIQILVKKDPVRRQVLRVKGCLAGSKAENLLEQGDMVLAVNKMPVTCFSDIEAACQTLDKGSHSDENLSLTILRQGQEMELVVGTDKRDGNGTTRVINWCGCVVQDPHPAVRALGFLPEEGHGVYVTRWCHGSPAHRYGLYALQWIVEVNGKKTPDLNAFAAATKELEHGQFVRIRTVHLNGKPRVLTLKQDLHYWPTWELRFDPESALWRRNILKALK from the exons ATGGGAGATCCGTTGGAGAGATTGGGATCACAGGCATCCATGGCTACTGAGTCTGGCATGAAGGAGGACTTGTGCGTTGAGATCGATCCTCCTTTAACCGAATCCGTTGCCACCGCCGAAGACTGGCGTCGTTCTCTCGGCAAGGTTGTTCCAGCCGTCGTCGTACTCCGCACAACGGCTTGTCGTGCCTTCGATACCGAGTCCGCCGGTGCTAGCTATGCTACTGGGTTTATCGTTGACAAGCGACGTGGGATCATCCTCACCAATCGCCATGTCGTTAAGCCAG GCCCAGTAGTTGCTGAGGCAATGTTTGTGAACCGCGAAGAAATCCCAATCTATCCTGTTTATAGAGACCCG GTCCATGATTTTGGCTTCTTTTCTTATGATCCCAGTGCAGTACAGTTTCTGTCTTATGAAGAAATTCCTCTTGCCCCAGAGGCAGCTTCCGTTGGACTTGAAATTAGGGTTGTTGGAAATGATAGCGGAGAAAAg GTTTCCATACTGGCTGGTACTCTTGCGCGGTTGGATAGGGATGCTCCACATTACAAAAA AGATGGTTATAACGACTTCAATACGTTTTATATGCAA GCAGCATCAGGTACTAAAGGTGGTTCAAGTGGTTCTCCTGTCATCGATTGGCAAGGCAGGGCGGTAGCTTTGAATGCTGGCAGCAAGTCATCAAGTGCATCAGCCTTCTTCCTACCACTCCAACGG GTTGTTAGGGCGTTAGGTTTTCTCCAAAAAAGCATTGACTCGTGCACGGATAAGCCAAAAGCAGTTCATATTCCTCGTGGTACGCTTCAG ATGACATTTGTTCATAAAGGATTCGATGAGATACGGCGTCTTGGTCTCAGGACCGAAACTGAACAG GTGGTTCGACATGCATCTCCAACTGGGGAAACGGGAATGCTTGTTGTCGATTCTGTG GTGCCAAGTGGCCCTGCTGATAAACATTTGGAGCCGGGAGATGTTCTTGTTCGTGTGAATGGGATA GTGCTCACGCAATTTTTGAGCTTGGAGAATCTGCTTGATGACGGTGTTGGCCAGATACTTGAATTGGAGATTGAAAGGGGTGGACAGCCACTATCTGTTAGTGTAACA GTTCAGGATTTACACTCAATCACTCCAGACCACTTCCTTGAAGTAAGCGGTGCTGTTATTCATCCGTTGTCTTATCAGCAG GCTCGCAATTTTCGTTTTCCTTGTGGCCTGGCTTATGTTGCGGACCCTGG atACATGCTATTTAGAGCTGGGGTCCCTCGACATGCTATCATAAAGAAGGTTGCTAATGAGGACATTTCCGGTCTTGGGGATTTAGTATCTGTTCTTTCAAAGCTCTCCAAGGGTGCTCGTGTTCCCTTGGAATACATGTCTCACACTGATCGTCATCGCAAGAAG TCTGTGTTAGTCACAATTGATCGTCATGAATGGTACGCTCCTCCTCAGTTGTATACCCGGAATGACAGTTCCGGTTTGTGGGATGTGAAACCTGCAATTGAACCTGCTTCTGTTTCACCATCTATTG CCTCTAGTGGGGATGGTTCTCAGAATGATTTTGGCTcagaagcaaagaaacaaagagttgaCGATGATTCTGTAGATGGAAGTGCTGCAAACGGTTCCTTGTATGGCAGTGAATTTAAATCTGATGATGCAATGGCAACAGATAATACAGTTTTAAGAGATTTCAAAGGTGCAACAGCACTGTCTGCTAATGCTTCGTTGGCTGAGCGTGCGATTGAGCCTGCTCTTGTCATGTTTGAG GTTCATGTGCCACCATCGTGCAGTCTTGATGGTGTACACTCACAACATTTTTTTGGGACTGGCATCATTATATATCATTCTTCTAGCATGGGACTTGCTGTGGTGGACAAAAACACTGTTGCGATTTCTGCATCTGATGTTATGTTGTCGTTTGCTGCTTTTCCAGTCGAGATTCCTGGAGAG GTGGTATTTCTTCATCCTGTTCACAACTATGCTCTTATTGCCTATAATCCGTCAGCAATGGGTCCTGCCAGTGCTTCAGTCATTCGTGCAGCTGAGCTACTACCTG AACCTGCACTGGAACGTGGAGATTCAGTCTATCTTGTCGGATTGAGTAGGAATCTTCAAGCCACATCAAGAAAATCTATTGTAACCAATCCATGTGCAGCCTTAAACATTGGGTCTGCTGATTCTCCCCGCTACAGAGCTACTAATATGGAAGTAATCGAGCTTGATACAG ACTTTGGTAGCTCATTTTCAGGGGCACTGACTGATGAGCAGGGAAGGATTCGGGCCATTTGGGGAAGCTTTTCGACTCAG GTTAAATATAGTTCCACTTCGTCAGAAGACCATCAGTTTGTCAGAGGTATCCCGATATATGCAATCAGCCAAGTCCTTGAAAAAATCATAACCGGTGGAAATGGACCCGCTCTTCTCATAAATGGTGTCAGTAGACCGATGCCACTTGTTCGGATTTTGGAAGTTGAACTGTATCCTACTTTGCTCTCAAAAGCTCGGAGTTTTGGTTTGAGTGATGAATGGATCCAA ATCCTAGTCAAGAAAGATCCTGTTAGACGTCAAGTTCTGCGAGTTAAAGGTTGCCTGGCAGGATCAAAAGCTGAAAACCTTCTAGAACAAGGCGACATGGTTCTGGCAGTCAATAAGATGCCAGTTACATGCTTCAGTGACATCGAAGCTGCTTGCCAAACATTGGATAAGGGTAGCCACAGCGATGAAAATCTCAGTCTAACAATCCTTCGACAG GGCCAAGAAATGGAGCTCGTAGTTGGAACTGATAAAAGAGATGGGAACGGAACTACAAGAGTGATAAACTGGTGCGGATGCGTTGTTCAGGATCCCCATCCTGCGGTTCGTGCTCTTGGATTTCTTCCTGAGGAAGGTCATGGTGTCTATGTCACAAG ATGGTGTCACGGAAGTCCCGCACACCGATATGGCCTCTACGCACTTCAATGGATCGTGGAAGTTAATGGGAAGAAGACTCCTGACCTAAACGCATTCGCAGCTGCTACAAAG GAGCTAGAACACGGGCAGTTTGTGCGTATTAGGACTGTTCATCTTAACGGCAAGCCACGAGTCTTGACTCTGAAACAAGATCTCCATTACTGGCCTACTTGGGAGCTGAGGTTCGACCCAGAGAGTGCTCTTTGGCGGAGAAATATATTGAAAGCCTTGAAGTAA
- the LOC104763964 gene encoding protease Do-like 7 isoform X1 codes for MGDPLERLGSQASMATESGMKEDLCVEIDPPLTESVATAEDWRRSLGKVVPAVVVLRTTACRAFDTESAGASYATGFIVDKRRGIILTNRHVVKPGPVVAEAMFVNREEIPIYPVYRDPVHDFGFFSYDPSAVQFLSYEEIPLAPEAASVGLEIRVVGNDSGEKVSILAGTLARLDRDAPHYKKDGYNDFNTFYMQAASGTKGGSSGSPVIDWQGRAVALNAGSKSSSASAFFLPLQRVVRALGFLQKSIDSCTDKPKAVHIPRGTLQMTFVHKGFDEIRRLGLRTETEQVVRHASPTGETGMLVVDSVVPSGPADKHLEPGDVLVRVNGIVLTQFLSLENLLDDGVGQILELEIERGGQPLSVSVTVQDLHSITPDHFLEVSGAVIHPLSYQQARNFRFPCGLAYVADPGYMLFRAGVPRHAIIKKVANEDISGLGDLVSVLSKLSKGARVPLEYMSHTDRHRKKSVLVTIDRHEWYAPPQLYTRNDSSGLWDVKPAIEPASVSPSIGNNGLPLTQDISICHHDTEAMNEVNVRGVTDIAAIMAASSGDGSQNDFGSEAKKQRVDDDSVDGSAANGSLYGSEFKSDDAMATDNTVLRDFKGATALSANASLAERAIEPALVMFEVHVPPSCSLDGVHSQHFFGTGIIIYHSSSMGLAVVDKNTVAISASDVMLSFAAFPVEIPGEVVFLHPVHNYALIAYNPSAMGPASASVIRAAELLPEPALERGDSVYLVGLSRNLQATSRKSIVTNPCAALNIGSADSPRYRATNMEVIELDTDFGSSFSGALTDEQGRIRAIWGSFSTQVKYSSTSSEDHQFVRGIPIYAISQVLEKIITGGNGPALLINGVSRPMPLVRILEVELYPTLLSKARSFGLSDEWIQILVKKDPVRRQVLRVKGCLAGSKAENLLEQGDMVLAVNKMPVTCFSDIEAACQTLDKGSHSDENLSLTILRQGQEMELVVGTDKRDGNGTTRVINWCGCVVQDPHPAVRALGFLPEEGHGVYVTRWCHGSPAHRYGLYALQWIVEVNGKKTPDLNAFAAATKELEHGQFVRIRTVHLNGKPRVLTLKQDLHYWPTWELRFDPESALWRRNILKALK; via the exons ATGGGAGATCCGTTGGAGAGATTGGGATCACAGGCATCCATGGCTACTGAGTCTGGCATGAAGGAGGACTTGTGCGTTGAGATCGATCCTCCTTTAACCGAATCCGTTGCCACCGCCGAAGACTGGCGTCGTTCTCTCGGCAAGGTTGTTCCAGCCGTCGTCGTACTCCGCACAACGGCTTGTCGTGCCTTCGATACCGAGTCCGCCGGTGCTAGCTATGCTACTGGGTTTATCGTTGACAAGCGACGTGGGATCATCCTCACCAATCGCCATGTCGTTAAGCCAG GCCCAGTAGTTGCTGAGGCAATGTTTGTGAACCGCGAAGAAATCCCAATCTATCCTGTTTATAGAGACCCG GTCCATGATTTTGGCTTCTTTTCTTATGATCCCAGTGCAGTACAGTTTCTGTCTTATGAAGAAATTCCTCTTGCCCCAGAGGCAGCTTCCGTTGGACTTGAAATTAGGGTTGTTGGAAATGATAGCGGAGAAAAg GTTTCCATACTGGCTGGTACTCTTGCGCGGTTGGATAGGGATGCTCCACATTACAAAAA AGATGGTTATAACGACTTCAATACGTTTTATATGCAA GCAGCATCAGGTACTAAAGGTGGTTCAAGTGGTTCTCCTGTCATCGATTGGCAAGGCAGGGCGGTAGCTTTGAATGCTGGCAGCAAGTCATCAAGTGCATCAGCCTTCTTCCTACCACTCCAACGG GTTGTTAGGGCGTTAGGTTTTCTCCAAAAAAGCATTGACTCGTGCACGGATAAGCCAAAAGCAGTTCATATTCCTCGTGGTACGCTTCAG ATGACATTTGTTCATAAAGGATTCGATGAGATACGGCGTCTTGGTCTCAGGACCGAAACTGAACAG GTGGTTCGACATGCATCTCCAACTGGGGAAACGGGAATGCTTGTTGTCGATTCTGTG GTGCCAAGTGGCCCTGCTGATAAACATTTGGAGCCGGGAGATGTTCTTGTTCGTGTGAATGGGATA GTGCTCACGCAATTTTTGAGCTTGGAGAATCTGCTTGATGACGGTGTTGGCCAGATACTTGAATTGGAGATTGAAAGGGGTGGACAGCCACTATCTGTTAGTGTAACA GTTCAGGATTTACACTCAATCACTCCAGACCACTTCCTTGAAGTAAGCGGTGCTGTTATTCATCCGTTGTCTTATCAGCAG GCTCGCAATTTTCGTTTTCCTTGTGGCCTGGCTTATGTTGCGGACCCTGG atACATGCTATTTAGAGCTGGGGTCCCTCGACATGCTATCATAAAGAAGGTTGCTAATGAGGACATTTCCGGTCTTGGGGATTTAGTATCTGTTCTTTCAAAGCTCTCCAAGGGTGCTCGTGTTCCCTTGGAATACATGTCTCACACTGATCGTCATCGCAAGAAG TCTGTGTTAGTCACAATTGATCGTCATGAATGGTACGCTCCTCCTCAGTTGTATACCCGGAATGACAGTTCCGGTTTGTGGGATGTGAAACCTGCAATTGAACCTGCTTCTGTTTCACCATCTATTGGTAATAATGGCTTGCCTCTAACCCAAGATATATCTATCTGCCATCACGATACAGAAGCCATGAATGAAGTGAATGTTCGTGGTGTTACTGATATTGCAGCTATTATGGCAGCCTCTAGTGGGGATGGTTCTCAGAATGATTTTGGCTcagaagcaaagaaacaaagagttgaCGATGATTCTGTAGATGGAAGTGCTGCAAACGGTTCCTTGTATGGCAGTGAATTTAAATCTGATGATGCAATGGCAACAGATAATACAGTTTTAAGAGATTTCAAAGGTGCAACAGCACTGTCTGCTAATGCTTCGTTGGCTGAGCGTGCGATTGAGCCTGCTCTTGTCATGTTTGAG GTTCATGTGCCACCATCGTGCAGTCTTGATGGTGTACACTCACAACATTTTTTTGGGACTGGCATCATTATATATCATTCTTCTAGCATGGGACTTGCTGTGGTGGACAAAAACACTGTTGCGATTTCTGCATCTGATGTTATGTTGTCGTTTGCTGCTTTTCCAGTCGAGATTCCTGGAGAG GTGGTATTTCTTCATCCTGTTCACAACTATGCTCTTATTGCCTATAATCCGTCAGCAATGGGTCCTGCCAGTGCTTCAGTCATTCGTGCAGCTGAGCTACTACCTG AACCTGCACTGGAACGTGGAGATTCAGTCTATCTTGTCGGATTGAGTAGGAATCTTCAAGCCACATCAAGAAAATCTATTGTAACCAATCCATGTGCAGCCTTAAACATTGGGTCTGCTGATTCTCCCCGCTACAGAGCTACTAATATGGAAGTAATCGAGCTTGATACAG ACTTTGGTAGCTCATTTTCAGGGGCACTGACTGATGAGCAGGGAAGGATTCGGGCCATTTGGGGAAGCTTTTCGACTCAG GTTAAATATAGTTCCACTTCGTCAGAAGACCATCAGTTTGTCAGAGGTATCCCGATATATGCAATCAGCCAAGTCCTTGAAAAAATCATAACCGGTGGAAATGGACCCGCTCTTCTCATAAATGGTGTCAGTAGACCGATGCCACTTGTTCGGATTTTGGAAGTTGAACTGTATCCTACTTTGCTCTCAAAAGCTCGGAGTTTTGGTTTGAGTGATGAATGGATCCAA ATCCTAGTCAAGAAAGATCCTGTTAGACGTCAAGTTCTGCGAGTTAAAGGTTGCCTGGCAGGATCAAAAGCTGAAAACCTTCTAGAACAAGGCGACATGGTTCTGGCAGTCAATAAGATGCCAGTTACATGCTTCAGTGACATCGAAGCTGCTTGCCAAACATTGGATAAGGGTAGCCACAGCGATGAAAATCTCAGTCTAACAATCCTTCGACAG GGCCAAGAAATGGAGCTCGTAGTTGGAACTGATAAAAGAGATGGGAACGGAACTACAAGAGTGATAAACTGGTGCGGATGCGTTGTTCAGGATCCCCATCCTGCGGTTCGTGCTCTTGGATTTCTTCCTGAGGAAGGTCATGGTGTCTATGTCACAAG ATGGTGTCACGGAAGTCCCGCACACCGATATGGCCTCTACGCACTTCAATGGATCGTGGAAGTTAATGGGAAGAAGACTCCTGACCTAAACGCATTCGCAGCTGCTACAAAG GAGCTAGAACACGGGCAGTTTGTGCGTATTAGGACTGTTCATCTTAACGGCAAGCCACGAGTCTTGACTCTGAAACAAGATCTCCATTACTGGCCTACTTGGGAGCTGAGGTTCGACCCAGAGAGTGCTCTTTGGCGGAGAAATATATTGAAAGCCTTGAAGTAA
- the LOC104763964 gene encoding protease Do-like 7 isoform X2 produces the protein MGDPLERLGSQASMATESGMKEDLCVEIDPPLTESVATAEDWRRSLGKVVPAVVVLRTTACRAFDTESAGASYATGFIVDKRRGIILTNRHVVKPGPVVAEAMFVNREEIPIYPVYRDPVHDFGFFSYDPSAVQFLSYEEIPLAPEAASVGLEIRVVGNDSGEKVSILAGTLARLDRDAPHYKKDGYNDFNTFYMQAASGTKGGSSGSPVIDWQGRAVALNAGSKSSSASAFFLPLQRVVRALGFLQKSIDSCTDKPKAVHIPRGTLQMTFVHKGFDEIRRLGLRTETEQVVRHASPTGETGMLVVDSVVPSGPADKHLEPGDVLVRVNGIVLTQFLSLENLLDDGVGQILELEIERGGQPLSVSVTVQDLHSITPDHFLEVSGAVIHPLSYQQARNFRFPCGLAYVADPGYMLFRAGVPRHAIIKKVANEDISGLGDLVSVLSKLSKGARVPLEYMSHTDRHRKKSVLVTIDRHEWYAPPQLYTRNDSSGLWDVKPAIEPASVSPSIAIMAASSGDGSQNDFGSEAKKQRVDDDSVDGSAANGSLYGSEFKSDDAMATDNTVLRDFKGATALSANASLAERAIEPALVMFEVHVPPSCSLDGVHSQHFFGTGIIIYHSSSMGLAVVDKNTVAISASDVMLSFAAFPVEIPGEVVFLHPVHNYALIAYNPSAMGPASASVIRAAELLPEPALERGDSVYLVGLSRNLQATSRKSIVTNPCAALNIGSADSPRYRATNMEVIELDTDFGSSFSGALTDEQGRIRAIWGSFSTQVKYSSTSSEDHQFVRGIPIYAISQVLEKIITGGNGPALLINGVSRPMPLVRILEVELYPTLLSKARSFGLSDEWIQILVKKDPVRRQVLRVKGCLAGSKAENLLEQGDMVLAVNKMPVTCFSDIEAACQTLDKGSHSDENLSLTILRQGQEMELVVGTDKRDGNGTTRVINWCGCVVQDPHPAVRALGFLPEEGHGVYVTRWCHGSPAHRYGLYALQWIVEVNGKKTPDLNAFAAATKELEHGQFVRIRTVHLNGKPRVLTLKQDLHYWPTWELRFDPESALWRRNILKALK, from the exons ATGGGAGATCCGTTGGAGAGATTGGGATCACAGGCATCCATGGCTACTGAGTCTGGCATGAAGGAGGACTTGTGCGTTGAGATCGATCCTCCTTTAACCGAATCCGTTGCCACCGCCGAAGACTGGCGTCGTTCTCTCGGCAAGGTTGTTCCAGCCGTCGTCGTACTCCGCACAACGGCTTGTCGTGCCTTCGATACCGAGTCCGCCGGTGCTAGCTATGCTACTGGGTTTATCGTTGACAAGCGACGTGGGATCATCCTCACCAATCGCCATGTCGTTAAGCCAG GCCCAGTAGTTGCTGAGGCAATGTTTGTGAACCGCGAAGAAATCCCAATCTATCCTGTTTATAGAGACCCG GTCCATGATTTTGGCTTCTTTTCTTATGATCCCAGTGCAGTACAGTTTCTGTCTTATGAAGAAATTCCTCTTGCCCCAGAGGCAGCTTCCGTTGGACTTGAAATTAGGGTTGTTGGAAATGATAGCGGAGAAAAg GTTTCCATACTGGCTGGTACTCTTGCGCGGTTGGATAGGGATGCTCCACATTACAAAAA AGATGGTTATAACGACTTCAATACGTTTTATATGCAA GCAGCATCAGGTACTAAAGGTGGTTCAAGTGGTTCTCCTGTCATCGATTGGCAAGGCAGGGCGGTAGCTTTGAATGCTGGCAGCAAGTCATCAAGTGCATCAGCCTTCTTCCTACCACTCCAACGG GTTGTTAGGGCGTTAGGTTTTCTCCAAAAAAGCATTGACTCGTGCACGGATAAGCCAAAAGCAGTTCATATTCCTCGTGGTACGCTTCAG ATGACATTTGTTCATAAAGGATTCGATGAGATACGGCGTCTTGGTCTCAGGACCGAAACTGAACAG GTGGTTCGACATGCATCTCCAACTGGGGAAACGGGAATGCTTGTTGTCGATTCTGTG GTGCCAAGTGGCCCTGCTGATAAACATTTGGAGCCGGGAGATGTTCTTGTTCGTGTGAATGGGATA GTGCTCACGCAATTTTTGAGCTTGGAGAATCTGCTTGATGACGGTGTTGGCCAGATACTTGAATTGGAGATTGAAAGGGGTGGACAGCCACTATCTGTTAGTGTAACA GTTCAGGATTTACACTCAATCACTCCAGACCACTTCCTTGAAGTAAGCGGTGCTGTTATTCATCCGTTGTCTTATCAGCAG GCTCGCAATTTTCGTTTTCCTTGTGGCCTGGCTTATGTTGCGGACCCTGG atACATGCTATTTAGAGCTGGGGTCCCTCGACATGCTATCATAAAGAAGGTTGCTAATGAGGACATTTCCGGTCTTGGGGATTTAGTATCTGTTCTTTCAAAGCTCTCCAAGGGTGCTCGTGTTCCCTTGGAATACATGTCTCACACTGATCGTCATCGCAAGAAG TCTGTGTTAGTCACAATTGATCGTCATGAATGGTACGCTCCTCCTCAGTTGTATACCCGGAATGACAGTTCCGGTTTGTGGGATGTGAAACCTGCAATTGAACCTGCTTCTGTTTCACCATCTATTG CTATTATGGCAGCCTCTAGTGGGGATGGTTCTCAGAATGATTTTGGCTcagaagcaaagaaacaaagagttgaCGATGATTCTGTAGATGGAAGTGCTGCAAACGGTTCCTTGTATGGCAGTGAATTTAAATCTGATGATGCAATGGCAACAGATAATACAGTTTTAAGAGATTTCAAAGGTGCAACAGCACTGTCTGCTAATGCTTCGTTGGCTGAGCGTGCGATTGAGCCTGCTCTTGTCATGTTTGAG GTTCATGTGCCACCATCGTGCAGTCTTGATGGTGTACACTCACAACATTTTTTTGGGACTGGCATCATTATATATCATTCTTCTAGCATGGGACTTGCTGTGGTGGACAAAAACACTGTTGCGATTTCTGCATCTGATGTTATGTTGTCGTTTGCTGCTTTTCCAGTCGAGATTCCTGGAGAG GTGGTATTTCTTCATCCTGTTCACAACTATGCTCTTATTGCCTATAATCCGTCAGCAATGGGTCCTGCCAGTGCTTCAGTCATTCGTGCAGCTGAGCTACTACCTG AACCTGCACTGGAACGTGGAGATTCAGTCTATCTTGTCGGATTGAGTAGGAATCTTCAAGCCACATCAAGAAAATCTATTGTAACCAATCCATGTGCAGCCTTAAACATTGGGTCTGCTGATTCTCCCCGCTACAGAGCTACTAATATGGAAGTAATCGAGCTTGATACAG ACTTTGGTAGCTCATTTTCAGGGGCACTGACTGATGAGCAGGGAAGGATTCGGGCCATTTGGGGAAGCTTTTCGACTCAG GTTAAATATAGTTCCACTTCGTCAGAAGACCATCAGTTTGTCAGAGGTATCCCGATATATGCAATCAGCCAAGTCCTTGAAAAAATCATAACCGGTGGAAATGGACCCGCTCTTCTCATAAATGGTGTCAGTAGACCGATGCCACTTGTTCGGATTTTGGAAGTTGAACTGTATCCTACTTTGCTCTCAAAAGCTCGGAGTTTTGGTTTGAGTGATGAATGGATCCAA ATCCTAGTCAAGAAAGATCCTGTTAGACGTCAAGTTCTGCGAGTTAAAGGTTGCCTGGCAGGATCAAAAGCTGAAAACCTTCTAGAACAAGGCGACATGGTTCTGGCAGTCAATAAGATGCCAGTTACATGCTTCAGTGACATCGAAGCTGCTTGCCAAACATTGGATAAGGGTAGCCACAGCGATGAAAATCTCAGTCTAACAATCCTTCGACAG GGCCAAGAAATGGAGCTCGTAGTTGGAACTGATAAAAGAGATGGGAACGGAACTACAAGAGTGATAAACTGGTGCGGATGCGTTGTTCAGGATCCCCATCCTGCGGTTCGTGCTCTTGGATTTCTTCCTGAGGAAGGTCATGGTGTCTATGTCACAAG ATGGTGTCACGGAAGTCCCGCACACCGATATGGCCTCTACGCACTTCAATGGATCGTGGAAGTTAATGGGAAGAAGACTCCTGACCTAAACGCATTCGCAGCTGCTACAAAG GAGCTAGAACACGGGCAGTTTGTGCGTATTAGGACTGTTCATCTTAACGGCAAGCCACGAGTCTTGACTCTGAAACAAGATCTCCATTACTGGCCTACTTGGGAGCTGAGGTTCGACCCAGAGAGTGCTCTTTGGCGGAGAAATATATTGAAAGCCTTGAAGTAA